In Ischnura elegans chromosome 6, ioIscEleg1.1, whole genome shotgun sequence, one genomic interval encodes:
- the LOC124160212 gene encoding uncharacterized protein LOC124160212 isoform X1 yields MRLYYFQTRMLRPISSLVMVGGKQTYWNEDWSKELHFSCFSPKTSTALKHGLPEGKPTSFYCSVCCKTNQLGNMGRGALTKHLSSTHHNTAVENKKSCYGIKIFCLPSAKKVTTATPSTSTSASVNPTAAAPGSSASGGTAEDPRDDPDDPTPASPACTCSCPCARCTNEVIAVPKTAGLQGLNTWLMKQDTTKAEILWCIYCVTSHTSLSSGGKAVQLFPTMFPDSMIAAKMELGRNKIAYSLVHGLAPHFHDVITSKLTKLDFVVVLFDESLNKCSQKTQMDLAIKFWCDDQNETVTKYYDSVFLGRSRATDLISAYCTAIPRSVQSHVLMVGMDGPNVNVKFLKDLQIYMKTEFGEDEPLLLLMGSCGLHVVHNSFKEGVSKCGWNIVMFLRALYNIFKNVPARRSKYTEWTGSTTFPNKYCAVRWLNNAPGADNCIKILPNVKTFIEKVRTGPEEDKIKSAGFLYVAKAVEDKMLGPKLAFFSYVARLVEPFLTTYQTNDPMAPFLHTDLSNLVSNLLRHFVKNDYVNRKSDVCKVDITNEDNLIPVKNFNFSFSVKDALKKVQVSTPEMLKFKEECVLLLKAMVSKILEKAPLNYKLCRAITFCDPELISHSKTAVSTRLNGFLEQLHSRNWLPASECDTILSDFKVLCDKQVFANACQEYDRQRQRLDHFWRGIWDRYKCSDGLVKVIKMALIISHGQAFIERGFSINKEIIVENQLDMSLVAQRQVYDSVNAAGGVENIKISAEMINRFRHARSEYEEAKKQRRSEDAEVEKKRTHEKMIGTEVKELQAKKMKVLASSQKEADAIDEEIKKLTGTF; encoded by the exons ATGagattgtattattttcagaccCGAATGCTGAGGCCCATTTCGTCTCTAGTCATGGTCGGGGGAAAGCAGACGTATTGGAACGAGGATTGGTCAAAGGAGCTTCATTTCAGCTGCTTCTCACCAAAGACTTCGACTGCATTAAAGCATGGATTGCCAGAAGGAAAACCAACATCTTTCTACTGCTCGGTGTGCTGCAAGACGAATCAACTCGGCAACATGGGTCGCGGTGCCCTGACTAAACACCTGTCATCAACCCACCACAATACTGCCGTCGAGAACAAGAAGAGCTGTTACGggatcaagatattttgtttgccTTCCGCTAAGAAG GTGACTACAGCAACTCCCTCTACCTCTACATCCGCGTCGGTGAACCCCACGGCGGCGGCACCTGGTTCCTCAGCATCGGGTGGGACTGCAGAAGACCCTCGGGACGATCCCGATGACCCCACACCAGCTTCACCTGCCTGCACATGTTCATGCCCATGTGCGCGATGTACCAACGAAGTTATCGCCGTCCCGAAGACTGCTGGTTTGCAAGGTCTTAACACCTGGTTAATGAAGCAAGATACTACCAAAGCTGAGATTTTGTGGTGTATCTATTGTGTAACGAGCCATACTTCTTTGTCTTCTGGGGGCAAGGCAGTGCAGTTATTTCCCACAATGTTCCCAGATAGTATGATTGCTGCAAAAATGGAATTGGGTCGGAACAAAATCGCCTATTCACTTGTACATGGTTTAGCCCCACATTTCCATGATGTTATCACATCTAAGTTAACCAAACTGGATTTTGTGGTAGTTTTATTTGACGAGAGTCTCAATAAGTGTAGCCAGAAGACTCAAATGGATcttgccattaaattttggtgtgatGATCAAAATGAAACGGTGACGAAATATTATGATTCAGTGTTCCTGGGTCGCTCAAGGGCGACTGATCTCATATCGGCATACTGCACAGCAATTCCTAGAAGTGTGCAGTCTCATGTGCTTATGGTTGGCATGGATGGCCCGAATGTTAATGTCAAGTTCCTGAAAGATCTCCagatttatatgaaaacagaGTTTGGTGAGGATGAGCCACTGCTGCTGCTCATGGGGTCCTGTGGTTTgcacgtagttcataattccttcAAAGAGGGGGTTAGTAAGTGTGGCTGGAATATTGTCATGTTTCTCAGGGCCttatacaatatatttaagaatgtgCCTGCCCGTCGCAGTAAGTATACAGAGTGGACAGGCTCTACTACTTTCCCAAATAAGTATTGTGCAGTGAGGTGGTTGAATAATGCACCTGGTGCCgataattgcatcaaaatattgccaaacgtaaaaacttttattgaaaaagtgagaactggacctgaagaggataaaataaaatctgccGGCTTCTTGTATGTTGCAAAAGCTGTTGAAGATAAGATGTTGGGGCCTAAGTTAGCCTTCTTCTCATATGTTGCAAGACTTGTTGAGCCATTCTTGACTACTTATCAAACCAATGACCCAATGGCGCCGTTCTTGCACACGGACCTGTCGAACTTAGTGTCGAACCTGCTTAGACATTTTGTCAAGAATGATTATGTAAATCGAAAGTCAGATGTATGTAAAGTTGACATTACCAATGAAGacaatctgattcctgtgaagaacttcaattttagtttttctgtaaAGGACGCTCTCAAAAAAGTAcaagtatctactccagaaaTGCTGAAGTTCAAGGAGGAGTGTGTGCTCCTGCTGAAGGCTATGGttagtaaaattcttgaaaaggcTCCCTTGAATTACAAACTCTGCAGAGCCATAACTTTTTGTGACCCAGAACTGATTTCACATTCCAAAACTGCCGTTTCTACTCGACTGAACGGCTTCTTGGAACAACTGCACAGCCGCAATTGGCTTCCTGCAAGTGAGTGCGACACTATTTTGTCTGACTTTAAGGTGCTCTGTGACAAACAAGTATTTGCTAACGCCTGTCAAGAATATGATCGTCAGAGGCAGAGACTAGATCATTTCTGGAGAGGTATCTGGGATCGTTATAAGTGCTCAGATGGTTTAGTGAAAGTGATTAAAATGGCTCTGATCATAAGCCATGGCCAAGCTTTCATCGAGCGTGGCTTCTCCATCAATAAGGAGATAATAGTAGAGAACCAATTAGATATGTCTTTGGTGGCTCAGCGCCAAGTGTACGACTCAGTCAACGCTGCTGGTGgcgtagaaaacataaaaatatctgctgAAATGATCAACAGATTTCGGCACGCGCGCTCCGAGTATGAAGAAGCAAAGAAGCAGCGCCGATCTGAGGACGCTGAGGTCGAAAAAAAAAGGACCCATGAGAAGATGATTGGAACTGAAGTTAAGGAGCTTCAAGCCAAAAAGATGAAAGTGTTAGCATCAAGCCAGAAGGAGGCTGATGccattgatgaagaaataaaaaagttgactggtactttctaa
- the LOC124160212 gene encoding uncharacterized protein LOC124160212 isoform X2 yields the protein MLRPISSLVMVGGKQTYWNEDWSKELHFSCFSPKTSTALKHGLPEGKPTSFYCSVCCKTNQLGNMGRGALTKHLSSTHHNTAVENKKSCYGIKIFCLPSAKKVTTATPSTSTSASVNPTAAAPGSSASGGTAEDPRDDPDDPTPASPACTCSCPCARCTNEVIAVPKTAGLQGLNTWLMKQDTTKAEILWCIYCVTSHTSLSSGGKAVQLFPTMFPDSMIAAKMELGRNKIAYSLVHGLAPHFHDVITSKLTKLDFVVVLFDESLNKCSQKTQMDLAIKFWCDDQNETVTKYYDSVFLGRSRATDLISAYCTAIPRSVQSHVLMVGMDGPNVNVKFLKDLQIYMKTEFGEDEPLLLLMGSCGLHVVHNSFKEGVSKCGWNIVMFLRALYNIFKNVPARRSKYTEWTGSTTFPNKYCAVRWLNNAPGADNCIKILPNVKTFIEKVRTGPEEDKIKSAGFLYVAKAVEDKMLGPKLAFFSYVARLVEPFLTTYQTNDPMAPFLHTDLSNLVSNLLRHFVKNDYVNRKSDVCKVDITNEDNLIPVKNFNFSFSVKDALKKVQVSTPEMLKFKEECVLLLKAMVSKILEKAPLNYKLCRAITFCDPELISHSKTAVSTRLNGFLEQLHSRNWLPASECDTILSDFKVLCDKQVFANACQEYDRQRQRLDHFWRGIWDRYKCSDGLVKVIKMALIISHGQAFIERGFSINKEIIVENQLDMSLVAQRQVYDSVNAAGGVENIKISAEMINRFRHARSEYEEAKKQRRSEDAEVEKKRTHEKMIGTEVKELQAKKMKVLASSQKEADAIDEEIKKLTGTF from the exons ATGCTGAGGCCCATTTCGTCTCTAGTCATGGTCGGGGGAAAGCAGACGTATTGGAACGAGGATTGGTCAAAGGAGCTTCATTTCAGCTGCTTCTCACCAAAGACTTCGACTGCATTAAAGCATGGATTGCCAGAAGGAAAACCAACATCTTTCTACTGCTCGGTGTGCTGCAAGACGAATCAACTCGGCAACATGGGTCGCGGTGCCCTGACTAAACACCTGTCATCAACCCACCACAATACTGCCGTCGAGAACAAGAAGAGCTGTTACGggatcaagatattttgtttgccTTCCGCTAAGAAG GTGACTACAGCAACTCCCTCTACCTCTACATCCGCGTCGGTGAACCCCACGGCGGCGGCACCTGGTTCCTCAGCATCGGGTGGGACTGCAGAAGACCCTCGGGACGATCCCGATGACCCCACACCAGCTTCACCTGCCTGCACATGTTCATGCCCATGTGCGCGATGTACCAACGAAGTTATCGCCGTCCCGAAGACTGCTGGTTTGCAAGGTCTTAACACCTGGTTAATGAAGCAAGATACTACCAAAGCTGAGATTTTGTGGTGTATCTATTGTGTAACGAGCCATACTTCTTTGTCTTCTGGGGGCAAGGCAGTGCAGTTATTTCCCACAATGTTCCCAGATAGTATGATTGCTGCAAAAATGGAATTGGGTCGGAACAAAATCGCCTATTCACTTGTACATGGTTTAGCCCCACATTTCCATGATGTTATCACATCTAAGTTAACCAAACTGGATTTTGTGGTAGTTTTATTTGACGAGAGTCTCAATAAGTGTAGCCAGAAGACTCAAATGGATcttgccattaaattttggtgtgatGATCAAAATGAAACGGTGACGAAATATTATGATTCAGTGTTCCTGGGTCGCTCAAGGGCGACTGATCTCATATCGGCATACTGCACAGCAATTCCTAGAAGTGTGCAGTCTCATGTGCTTATGGTTGGCATGGATGGCCCGAATGTTAATGTCAAGTTCCTGAAAGATCTCCagatttatatgaaaacagaGTTTGGTGAGGATGAGCCACTGCTGCTGCTCATGGGGTCCTGTGGTTTgcacgtagttcataattccttcAAAGAGGGGGTTAGTAAGTGTGGCTGGAATATTGTCATGTTTCTCAGGGCCttatacaatatatttaagaatgtgCCTGCCCGTCGCAGTAAGTATACAGAGTGGACAGGCTCTACTACTTTCCCAAATAAGTATTGTGCAGTGAGGTGGTTGAATAATGCACCTGGTGCCgataattgcatcaaaatattgccaaacgtaaaaacttttattgaaaaagtgagaactggacctgaagaggataaaataaaatctgccGGCTTCTTGTATGTTGCAAAAGCTGTTGAAGATAAGATGTTGGGGCCTAAGTTAGCCTTCTTCTCATATGTTGCAAGACTTGTTGAGCCATTCTTGACTACTTATCAAACCAATGACCCAATGGCGCCGTTCTTGCACACGGACCTGTCGAACTTAGTGTCGAACCTGCTTAGACATTTTGTCAAGAATGATTATGTAAATCGAAAGTCAGATGTATGTAAAGTTGACATTACCAATGAAGacaatctgattcctgtgaagaacttcaattttagtttttctgtaaAGGACGCTCTCAAAAAAGTAcaagtatctactccagaaaTGCTGAAGTTCAAGGAGGAGTGTGTGCTCCTGCTGAAGGCTATGGttagtaaaattcttgaaaaggcTCCCTTGAATTACAAACTCTGCAGAGCCATAACTTTTTGTGACCCAGAACTGATTTCACATTCCAAAACTGCCGTTTCTACTCGACTGAACGGCTTCTTGGAACAACTGCACAGCCGCAATTGGCTTCCTGCAAGTGAGTGCGACACTATTTTGTCTGACTTTAAGGTGCTCTGTGACAAACAAGTATTTGCTAACGCCTGTCAAGAATATGATCGTCAGAGGCAGAGACTAGATCATTTCTGGAGAGGTATCTGGGATCGTTATAAGTGCTCAGATGGTTTAGTGAAAGTGATTAAAATGGCTCTGATCATAAGCCATGGCCAAGCTTTCATCGAGCGTGGCTTCTCCATCAATAAGGAGATAATAGTAGAGAACCAATTAGATATGTCTTTGGTGGCTCAGCGCCAAGTGTACGACTCAGTCAACGCTGCTGGTGgcgtagaaaacataaaaatatctgctgAAATGATCAACAGATTTCGGCACGCGCGCTCCGAGTATGAAGAAGCAAAGAAGCAGCGCCGATCTGAGGACGCTGAGGTCGAAAAAAAAAGGACCCATGAGAAGATGATTGGAACTGAAGTTAAGGAGCTTCAAGCCAAAAAGATGAAAGTGTTAGCATCAAGCCAGAAGGAGGCTGATGccattgatgaagaaataaaaaagttgactggtactttctaa